Proteins encoded by one window of Lathyrus oleraceus cultivar Zhongwan6 chromosome 1, CAAS_Psat_ZW6_1.0, whole genome shotgun sequence:
- the LOC127105582 gene encoding uncharacterized protein LOC127105582: MREMLQALTIRFEVPQATVISETTGPAVEVPPQRTLPSTLPPFGLPYDFVPRAEVVHDMGQSVQQAVPLPVYTDARPVIHTVVPPAAYSRHVPHYEDQNHMYQTVDSTVACDEVRFEDFREVKENMQLLEKKFRDLEGDHVFGSAAKEMCLVSRLVIPVKFKTPDFDKYKGHTCPKSHLIMYYRKMAAHVEDDKLMIHCFQDSLSGAPSKWYLSLDLNRIRCFQDLSDAFIKHYKYNMDMAPDRRQLQSMFQQDKESFKECAQRWRELASQVEPPLAEKELAELFIDTVQPQFYEKMVGSASLGFSELVAIGAGVEYGVRNGKLVAVAGTSNANPKKFSGGFPRKKEGETNVVTAGQGRAPPRRRPQQYPPQQYVQQPIPYQQPMYHVQYAPQPYVAAVTPAFNQQPAQAYQAPPVYRPTPVQQRAAAHPAYQQAPAAPVYQQLRAQASRQNAQNQNRRQGERATFNPIPMSYTELYPSLLQKGLVVPRPMGPPPDRLPPWYNPNAHCPFHEGSPGHDLEGCYALKHRVHELIESKILSFKDMGPNVKNNPLPPHGDPTVNAIEDASTVVMVEKVEDVKTPLAAFHARLVEAGLVNVDHDNCEECATYPRGCQVVRDNIQNLMDEGVLQISSAVKNEDVLVIEPCFNLPEPVEIPYYSGGVAPVNSKPSPVEICMPTPFPYKSTKVVPWKYEITAVDKVVEGSSDAEVTKAVGEDVTNIAGMSRMTRSGRIYTPEFNVTPQGPTKESTVVTPAKEPEVVQSEDAVEFLKLIKRSDYKVVDQLHQTPSKISILSLLLNSQAHREALLKVLAQAHVTQSITVDQFDGVVANIIACNTLSFSGEELPEDGQNHNRALHISVKCKDDALARVLVDTGSSQNVMPKRTLAKLSYQGPAMKPSALIIQKKYIIYKEQHVALSDHVKFTTESFIGLDVVNYIQLLGPEYELLKKKYLDESSERK, translated from the coding sequence ATGCGAGAGATGTTGCAAGCTTTAACCATCAGGTTTGAGGTTCCACAAGCGACCGTGATTTCAGAGACCACGGGCCCAGCAGTGGAAGTCCCACCCCAGAGGACGTTACCCTCAACCCTTCCTCCATTTGGGCTACCCTATGACTTCGTCCCCCGAGCGGAGGTGGTGCACGACATGGGGCAATCTGTCCAACAAGCTGTGCCATTACCAGTTTACACCGACGCACGTCCAGTCATCCATACTGTGGTTCCACCAGCCGCCTATTCTAGGCATGTTCCTcattatgaagatcaaaaccACATGTATCAGACTGTTGACTCAACTGTTGCTTGTGACGAAGTAAGGTTTGAGGACTTCAGGGAGGTAAAGGAGAACATGCAGCTCCTTGAGAAGAAGTTCCGAGATCTAGAAGGAGACCACGTCTTTGGATCTGCTGCCAAAGAAATGTGCCTGGTGTCCAGGTTGGTGATTCCAGTCAAATTCAAAACTCCAGACTTTGACAAATACAAGGGGCATACTTGTCCAAAGAGCCATCTTATCATGTATTACCGCAAAATGGCTGCACACGTGGAGGACGACAAGCTGATGATCCACTGTTTTCAGGACAGCTTGAGTGGGGCTCCTTCCAAATGGTACCTAAGTCTGGATCTGAATAGGATCAGGTGTTTCCAAGACCTGTCAGACGCGTTCATAAAGCACTATaaatacaacatggacatggcgcctgacagaagACAGTTGCAGAGCATGTTCCAGCAGGACAAGGAGTCCTTCAAAGAGTGcgctcagagatggagggaactGGCTTCTCAGGTTGAACCACCTCTTGCTGAAAAAGAATTGGCTGAATTGTTTATCGACACTGTCCAACCCCAATTCTACGAGAAGATGGTCGGAAGTGCTTCTTTGGGATTCTCCGAGCTTGTTGCTATAGGAGCTGGCGTTGAATATGGCGTAAGGAATGGCAAACTGGTGGCTGTAGCTGGAACTTCAAATGCTAATCCAAAGAAGTTCTCTGGAGGGTTTcctagaaagaaggaaggggaaacaaATGTTGTGACTGCTGGTCAAGGAAGAGCTCCTCCAAGAAGGAGGCCACAACAATATCCACCTCAACAATATGTTCAACAACCAATTCCCTATCAACAACCCATGTATCATGTTCAGTATGCTCCGCAACCATACGTGGCTGCTGTGACGCCTGCGTTCAATCAACAGCCTGCTCAGGCTTATCAAGCGCCTCCGGTCTATCGACCAACTCCAGTTCAACAGCGTGCTGCGGCTCATCCAGCTTATCAACAAGCACCAGCAGCTCCTGTTTATCAACAACTGAGAGCTCAAGCGTCGAGGCAAAATGCTCAGAACCAGAATAGGAGGCAAGGGGAGAGGGCGACCTTCAATCCAATCCCAATGTCGTACActgagctttatccctccttgttgcAAAAGGGTTTGGTGGTTCCTAGGCCTATGGGACCTCCACCTGATCGTCTTCCCCCATGGTACAACCCTAATGCACACTGTCCTTTTCATGAAGGTTCCCCTGGGCATGACTTAGAGGGTTGTTACGCTCTGAAGCATAGGGTTCATGAGCTAATTGAAAGCAAGATCTTGTCTTTTAAGGACATGGGACCGAAtgtgaagaacaatcctcttcctCCCCATGGAGATCCTACGGTGAACGCCATTGAAGATGCATCTACTGTTGTTATGGTTGAGAAGGTGGAGGATGTTAAGACTCCTTTGGCAGCATTTCATGCCCGATTGGTGGAAGCTGGCCTGGTTAATGTTGATCACGACAACTGTGAAGAGTGTGCCACATACCCAAGAGGATGTCAGGTGGTACGAGACAATATCCAAAACTTGATGGATGAAGGAGTGCTTCAAATATCCAGTGCTGTGAAGAACGAGGATGTGTTGGTGATTGAACCTTGTTTCAATTTACCTGAACCAGTTGAAATCCCATATTATAGTGGTGGAGTGGCCCCGGTGAACAGTAAGCCGTCGCCTGTCGAGATATGTATGCCCACGCCTTTTCCATACAAGAGCACCAAGGTTGTGCCTTGGAAATATGAGATTACTGCTGTGGATAAGGTTGTTGAAGGAAGTTCAGACGCTGAAGTGACAAAAGCTGTAGGTGAAGACGTCACCAATATTGCAGGAATGAGCAGAATGACCCGTAGCGGTCGAATCTATACGCCTGAATTCAATGTGACTCCTCAAGGGCCGACCAAGGAATCAACAGTTGTAACTCCTGCTAAAGAACCTGAAGTGGTCCAATCCGAAGATGCTGTGGAATTCTTGAagttaatcaagagaagtgacTACAAGGTTGTGGACCAGTTGCATCAAACACCATCTAAGATCTCTATTCTATCTCTGTTATTGAACTCCCAAGCCCATAGGGAAGCTTTGTTGAAGGTGCTTGCTCAAGCTCATGTAACGCAAAGCATAACAGTTGACCAATTTGATGGAGTAGTTGCAAACATCATAGCTTGTAATACTTTGAGCTTCAGTGGAGAGGAATTACCTGAGGATGGACAAAATCACAACCGTGCTCTCCATATCTCGGTGaaatgcaaagatgatgctttggcaAGAGTGTTGGTTGATACCGGGTCTTCTCAGAATGTTATGCCAAAGAGAACACTTGCAAAATTATCTTATCAAGGACCAGCTATGAAGCCTAGTGCcttg